The following proteins are encoded in a genomic region of Coffea eugenioides isolate CCC68of unplaced genomic scaffold, Ceug_1.0 ScVebR1_2770;HRSCAF=3859, whole genome shotgun sequence:
- the LOC113757143 gene encoding uncharacterized protein LOC113757143, translated as MKFLKIYEAASGQLINLDKSAVFFSRNMHYEQRAEVCQALGGMVEAKQGKYLGLPMVISRTKDRIFGFVRENIKRRLQNWKNKFLSSAGKEVMLKAVAMAMPTYVMSCFKLPRKLCKEISALMANFWWEETNGRNKMHWISWE; from the coding sequence ATGAAATTCCTTAAAATCTATGAAGCTGCCTCAGGACAACTGATCAATCTGGACAAATCAGCAGTCTTTTTTAGTAGAAACATGCACTATGAGCAAAGGGCAGAAGTATGCCAAGCACTGGGAGGGATGGTTGAAGCAAAGCAAGGGAAATACTTGGGACTTCCAATGGTGATTTCAAGAACTAAGGATCGGATCTTTGGCTTCGTAAgagaaaacataaaaagaagACTTCAGAACTGGAAAAACAAATTTCTCAGCTCAGCAGGGAAAGAGGTAATGTTGAAGGCAGTTGCAATGGCCATGCCAACGTACGTCATGTCATGTTTTAAGCTGCCAAGAAAACTTTGCAAAGAAATTAGTGCTTTGATGGCCAACTTCTGGTGGGAAGAAACAAATGGCAGGAACAAAATGCACTGGATTTCTTGGGAATGA